From a region of the Mauremys mutica isolate MM-2020 ecotype Southern chromosome 12, ASM2049712v1, whole genome shotgun sequence genome:
- the RSAD1 gene encoding radical S-adenosyl methionine domain-containing protein 1, mitochondrial isoform X1, whose product MAAPGWLRRGARLAAALRCVPAPRNWKPRAQQPPRAEPAQAALYVHWPYCQKRCSYCNFNKYIPRGQDEESVRSCLTREAQTLIRLSQVQRISSVFFGGGTPSLASPLTIAAVLETVSRCAHLAADAEVTLEANPTSAGASRLAGFRASGVNRLSIGIQSLDDAELRLLGRNHTADEALGTLEEAKKLFPGRTSVDLIFGLPDQSVASWAGGLEELLQLCDDHVSLYQLTLERGTSLFKQVQRGSLPVPKQEVVAEMYESAREMLRDVGFRQYEVSNFARNGALSTHNLSYWQGSQYIGIGPGAHGRFVPRAHGESLREARIQTLEPDSWMKEVLAFGHGTRKRTVLSPLEVLEEVLVLGLRTDTGITHQHWQQFAASLSLWDMFGSSEEVKELEDQGLLLLDNRGLRCSWKGLAVLDSLLLTLLNQLQQSWADRTAHRT is encoded by the exons aTGGCGGCGCCGGGCTGGCTGCGCCGTGGGGCCCGGCTGGCCGCGGCCCTGCGCTGCGTCCCAGCGCCGCGCAACTGGAAGCCTCGGGCGCAGCAGCCGCCCCGCGCGGAGCCGGCCCAGGCGGCCCTGTACGTGCAC TGGCCGTACTGCCAGAAACGCTGCAGCTACTGCAACTTCAACAAGTACATCCCCCGGGGCCAGGACGAGGAGTCCGTGAGGAGCTGTCTCACTCGGGAAGCCCAGACCCTGATCCGCCTCAGCCAAGTCCAGAG GATCAGCTCGGTGTTCTTCGGTGGGGGCACCCCGAGCCTGGCCAGCCCGCTCACCATCGCTGCTGTCCTGGAGACCGTCTCCCGCTGCGCCCACTTGGCAGCAGACGCCGAGGTCACTCTGGAAGCCAATCCCACCTCGGCAGGTGCCTCACGGCTGGCTGGATTCCGGGCGTCGGGCGTCAATCGCCTCTCCATCGGCATCCAG TCCTTGGACGATGCGGAGCTGAGGCTCCTTGGGAGGAACCACACGGCTGATGAGGCTCTGGGGACCTTGGAAGAGGCAAAGAAGCTGTTTCCCGGCCGCACGTCCGTTGACCTCATCTTTGGCCTCCCTGATCAAAGTGTTGCCTCGTGGGCCGGGGGATTAGAAGAGCTGCTTCAGCTGTGTGATGACCATGTGTCTCTGTACCAGCTGACACTGGAGAGGGGCACCTCCCTCTTCAAGCAGGTCCAGCGGGGCTCTCTGCCCGTGCCCAAGCAGGAGGTGGTGGCGGAGATGTACGAATCTGCCCGGGAGATGCTGCGGGACGTGGGATTCCGGCAGTACGAGGTCTCCAATTTTGCCAGGAAT ggggcgctcagTACCCACAACCTGTCCTATTggcaaggcagccagtacataggGATTGGGCCAG GAGCTCATGGGAGGTTTGTGCCGCGAGCACATGGCGAGAGCCTTCGGGAAGCCAGGATACAGACCCTGGAGCCGGACAGCTGGATGAAGGAGGTGCTGGCCTTTGGACACGGGACCCGGAAGCGGACTGTGCTGAGCCCGCTGGAGGT GTTGGAGGAGGTGTTGGTCCTGGGGCTCCGCACGGACACTGGAATCACACACCAG CACTGGCAGCAGTTTGCCGCCAGCCTGAGCCTGTGGGACATGTTTGGAAGTTCAGAGGAAGTGAAAGAGCTGGAGGATCAGGGCTTGCTGCTTTTGGACAATAG GGGGCTCAGGTGCTCTTGGAAAGGTTTGGCGGTGCTGGACTCTCTCCTGCTGACCCTTCTCAACCAGCTCCAGCAGTCCTGGGCAGACAGAACAGCCCATCGGACCTGA
- the RSAD1 gene encoding radical S-adenosyl methionine domain-containing protein 1, mitochondrial isoform X3: MAAPGWLRRGARLAAALRCVPAPRNWKPRAQQPPRAEPAQAALYVHWPYCQKRCSYCNFNKYIPRGQDEESVRSCLTREAQTLIRLSQVQRISSVFFGGGTPSLASPLTIAAVLETVSRCAHLAADAEVTLEANPTSAGASRLAGFRASGVNRLSIGIQSLDDAELRLLGRNHTADEALGTLEEAKKLFPGRTSVDLIFGLPDQSVASWAGGLEELLQLCDDHVSLYQLTLERGTSLFKQVQRGSLPVPKQEVVAEMYESAREMLRDVGFRQYEVSNFARNGALSTHNLSYWQGSQYIGIGPGAHGRFVPRAHGESLREARIQTLEPDSWMKEVLAFGHGTRKRTVLSPLEVLEEVLVLGLRTDTGITHQCRLSSALGRRSPCVAVEHFE, translated from the exons aTGGCGGCGCCGGGCTGGCTGCGCCGTGGGGCCCGGCTGGCCGCGGCCCTGCGCTGCGTCCCAGCGCCGCGCAACTGGAAGCCTCGGGCGCAGCAGCCGCCCCGCGCGGAGCCGGCCCAGGCGGCCCTGTACGTGCAC TGGCCGTACTGCCAGAAACGCTGCAGCTACTGCAACTTCAACAAGTACATCCCCCGGGGCCAGGACGAGGAGTCCGTGAGGAGCTGTCTCACTCGGGAAGCCCAGACCCTGATCCGCCTCAGCCAAGTCCAGAG GATCAGCTCGGTGTTCTTCGGTGGGGGCACCCCGAGCCTGGCCAGCCCGCTCACCATCGCTGCTGTCCTGGAGACCGTCTCCCGCTGCGCCCACTTGGCAGCAGACGCCGAGGTCACTCTGGAAGCCAATCCCACCTCGGCAGGTGCCTCACGGCTGGCTGGATTCCGGGCGTCGGGCGTCAATCGCCTCTCCATCGGCATCCAG TCCTTGGACGATGCGGAGCTGAGGCTCCTTGGGAGGAACCACACGGCTGATGAGGCTCTGGGGACCTTGGAAGAGGCAAAGAAGCTGTTTCCCGGCCGCACGTCCGTTGACCTCATCTTTGGCCTCCCTGATCAAAGTGTTGCCTCGTGGGCCGGGGGATTAGAAGAGCTGCTTCAGCTGTGTGATGACCATGTGTCTCTGTACCAGCTGACACTGGAGAGGGGCACCTCCCTCTTCAAGCAGGTCCAGCGGGGCTCTCTGCCCGTGCCCAAGCAGGAGGTGGTGGCGGAGATGTACGAATCTGCCCGGGAGATGCTGCGGGACGTGGGATTCCGGCAGTACGAGGTCTCCAATTTTGCCAGGAAT ggggcgctcagTACCCACAACCTGTCCTATTggcaaggcagccagtacataggGATTGGGCCAG GAGCTCATGGGAGGTTTGTGCCGCGAGCACATGGCGAGAGCCTTCGGGAAGCCAGGATACAGACCCTGGAGCCGGACAGCTGGATGAAGGAGGTGCTGGCCTTTGGACACGGGACCCGGAAGCGGACTGTGCTGAGCCCGCTGGAGGT GTTGGAGGAGGTGTTGGTCCTGGGGCTCCGCACGGACACTGGAATCACACACCAG TGTCGGTTATCGTCAGCCTTGGGAAGGAGAAGTCCTTGTGTGGCCGTGGAACATTTTGAATGA
- the RSAD1 gene encoding radical S-adenosyl methionine domain-containing protein 1, mitochondrial isoform X2 gives MRAPRARSRWPYCQKRCSYCNFNKYIPRGQDEESVRSCLTREAQTLIRLSQVQRISSVFFGGGTPSLASPLTIAAVLETVSRCAHLAADAEVTLEANPTSAGASRLAGFRASGVNRLSIGIQSLDDAELRLLGRNHTADEALGTLEEAKKLFPGRTSVDLIFGLPDQSVASWAGGLEELLQLCDDHVSLYQLTLERGTSLFKQVQRGSLPVPKQEVVAEMYESAREMLRDVGFRQYEVSNFARNGALSTHNLSYWQGSQYIGIGPGAHGRFVPRAHGESLREARIQTLEPDSWMKEVLAFGHGTRKRTVLSPLEVLEEVLVLGLRTDTGITHQHWQQFAASLSLWDMFGSSEEVKELEDQGLLLLDNRGLRCSWKGLAVLDSLLLTLLNQLQQSWADRTAHRT, from the exons ATGCGCGCGCCCCGTGCCCGATCCCGT TGGCCGTACTGCCAGAAACGCTGCAGCTACTGCAACTTCAACAAGTACATCCCCCGGGGCCAGGACGAGGAGTCCGTGAGGAGCTGTCTCACTCGGGAAGCCCAGACCCTGATCCGCCTCAGCCAAGTCCAGAG GATCAGCTCGGTGTTCTTCGGTGGGGGCACCCCGAGCCTGGCCAGCCCGCTCACCATCGCTGCTGTCCTGGAGACCGTCTCCCGCTGCGCCCACTTGGCAGCAGACGCCGAGGTCACTCTGGAAGCCAATCCCACCTCGGCAGGTGCCTCACGGCTGGCTGGATTCCGGGCGTCGGGCGTCAATCGCCTCTCCATCGGCATCCAG TCCTTGGACGATGCGGAGCTGAGGCTCCTTGGGAGGAACCACACGGCTGATGAGGCTCTGGGGACCTTGGAAGAGGCAAAGAAGCTGTTTCCCGGCCGCACGTCCGTTGACCTCATCTTTGGCCTCCCTGATCAAAGTGTTGCCTCGTGGGCCGGGGGATTAGAAGAGCTGCTTCAGCTGTGTGATGACCATGTGTCTCTGTACCAGCTGACACTGGAGAGGGGCACCTCCCTCTTCAAGCAGGTCCAGCGGGGCTCTCTGCCCGTGCCCAAGCAGGAGGTGGTGGCGGAGATGTACGAATCTGCCCGGGAGATGCTGCGGGACGTGGGATTCCGGCAGTACGAGGTCTCCAATTTTGCCAGGAAT ggggcgctcagTACCCACAACCTGTCCTATTggcaaggcagccagtacataggGATTGGGCCAG GAGCTCATGGGAGGTTTGTGCCGCGAGCACATGGCGAGAGCCTTCGGGAAGCCAGGATACAGACCCTGGAGCCGGACAGCTGGATGAAGGAGGTGCTGGCCTTTGGACACGGGACCCGGAAGCGGACTGTGCTGAGCCCGCTGGAGGT GTTGGAGGAGGTGTTGGTCCTGGGGCTCCGCACGGACACTGGAATCACACACCAG CACTGGCAGCAGTTTGCCGCCAGCCTGAGCCTGTGGGACATGTTTGGAAGTTCAGAGGAAGTGAAAGAGCTGGAGGATCAGGGCTTGCTGCTTTTGGACAATAG GGGGCTCAGGTGCTCTTGGAAAGGTTTGGCGGTGCTGGACTCTCTCCTGCTGACCCTTCTCAACCAGCTCCAGCAGTCCTGGGCAGACAGAACAGCCCATCGGACCTGA